Proteins encoded by one window of Lathyrus oleraceus cultivar Zhongwan6 chromosome 1, CAAS_Psat_ZW6_1.0, whole genome shotgun sequence:
- the LOC127101193 gene encoding uncharacterized protein LOC127101193: MEEWNRLEDIFQDNQNARPVTLEQEFSNTSMEDFPNVSAYCQCLKMLYDQLRNVGSPVNNHRLVLQLISGLPEAYRSVATLIRQSNPLPEFYQARSMLTLK; the protein is encoded by the coding sequence ATGGAAGAATGGAATCGCTTGGAAGATATTTTTCAGGACAACCAAAATGCTCGACCTGTCACTCTTGAGCAAGAGTTTTCTAACACTAGTATGGAGGATTTTCCCAATGTCTCTGCTTACTGTCAGTGTCTTAAGATGCTTTATGATCAGTTGAGAAATGTCGGTTCCCCTGTCAACAATCATCGTCTGGTCCTTCAGCTAATCTCTGGTCTCCCAGAAGCTTACCGCAGTGTTGCTACATTGATTCGCCAGAGCAACCCTCTTCCGGAATTCTATCAGGCTCGTTCCATGCTCACTTTGAAATAA